The following proteins are encoded in a genomic region of Rhodoferax aquaticus:
- a CDS encoding type VI secretion system Vgr family protein: MPSLTTLIPAERILTISSASLEAQAGHAQLQAVRLEGHEGINQLFRYQLTLQTPDTPVPGGLVELDLQALMGQAISCHIQLEGMGTFEAGSIGGVVKGQLATPHQGSGVRQISALITAATLIQETPRQRVYQLTLEPWLAQARLKSDCKVFQDMSPVAVIEHVLANYPQPSTKRLIESYPVRDYCVQYNETDLQFITRLMQEWGINYHFEHSGEAHRLIWSDHNGAFQIRQEDLQQNSADPGLNPYHSIPYYPLGHKTDREYIHRFSPVQRLTASAYASADYDYTRPQASLAVQASSDHAGNHPAHQIYLWRGANSGVGGGAGGGANTSLSSSDYSQPNAGANTAANRTEPQGQHLARLRLQALRQGALRARGAGHIRGIVPGSSFTLAEHPQTSANTEYIVLHTTLDIENPSEHKTGSNAGKHAGSTNTQDTTQGQWRVHTEFEVQPSTIALRPEGTQSKPLIPGPLSAVVVGPAGANHHTDYLSRIKVHFPWDRHDARDQRSSCWLRVASPWAGNQLGAIHIPRIGQEVLVSFEGGDPDKPIVIAAVYNQNNQPPWELPGQQALSGIRSRELTAGQGNAAAGRSNHVLLDDTAEQIQVQAKSDHQHSQLSLGHITRIESRAGRQEHRGEGFELRTDGHGVLRAQDDLLITTEGRPNAQGHVKALSETAARLSQAQEQHRSLGHLAAQHQAQEAGEGADQGEVASALQMQNDSITGKTAKDTAHPELTEPHLVLASPAGIESTTAGSTHQHSQAHHAISAGGHVSTSTAKSWLLSAKSAARMFAYNAGIKLISASANIDAQALSTSLHVLAKLRITHNARSITITAQEELRLGAASSFTTLNAAGITHGTPGQWDVKSATQSMELGKSLGIDVAGLPHHELHSVEFEWLSPTGAGLARRPYELSSERGGHSSMTREDGQLPVVYSKEASQVQVKRVWAEFEVQPVKDSAVAETPRQS; encoded by the coding sequence ATGCCCAGCCTCACCACCCTCATCCCCGCAGAGCGCATCCTCACCATTAGCAGCGCCAGCCTAGAGGCCCAAGCCGGTCACGCCCAACTTCAAGCCGTGCGCTTGGAAGGCCACGAAGGCATCAACCAACTCTTTCGCTACCAACTCACCCTGCAAACCCCGGACACCCCGGTCCCGGGTGGCCTGGTAGAGCTGGACCTCCAAGCCCTCATGGGCCAGGCCATTAGCTGCCACATCCAGCTCGAAGGCATGGGCACGTTTGAGGCGGGCAGCATCGGTGGGGTCGTCAAGGGCCAACTCGCCACCCCCCACCAAGGCAGCGGAGTGCGCCAAATCAGCGCCCTCATCACCGCAGCCACCCTCATTCAAGAAACCCCACGCCAGCGCGTCTACCAACTCACCCTAGAGCCCTGGCTGGCCCAGGCCCGGCTCAAGAGCGACTGCAAAGTCTTCCAAGACATGAGCCCGGTCGCCGTGATCGAACACGTGCTGGCCAACTACCCCCAGCCCAGTACCAAGAGGCTCATAGAGAGCTACCCCGTGCGCGACTACTGCGTGCAGTACAACGAAACCGACCTGCAATTCATCACCCGGCTCATGCAAGAGTGGGGCATCAACTACCACTTCGAGCACAGCGGCGAGGCCCACCGCCTCATCTGGAGCGACCACAACGGTGCCTTCCAAATCCGGCAAGAAGACCTGCAACAAAACAGCGCTGATCCCGGCCTCAACCCCTACCACAGCATCCCCTACTACCCGCTGGGGCACAAGACAGACCGCGAGTACATCCACCGCTTCAGCCCGGTGCAGCGCTTGACTGCCAGCGCCTACGCCAGTGCCGACTACGACTACACCCGCCCCCAGGCCAGCCTGGCGGTGCAAGCCAGCAGCGACCACGCAGGCAATCACCCGGCCCACCAGATCTACCTCTGGCGGGGAGCTAATAGCGGGGTGGGTGGTGGAGCAGGTGGTGGAGCAAACACCTCCCTATCTTCCTCCGACTACAGCCAACCCAATGCTGGCGCAAACACCGCCGCCAACCGAACCGAACCCCAAGGCCAACACCTGGCTCGCTTGCGCCTGCAAGCCCTGCGCCAAGGTGCCTTACGCGCCCGGGGAGCAGGCCACATCCGCGGCATCGTGCCCGGCAGCAGCTTCACCCTGGCCGAGCACCCCCAGACTAGCGCCAACACCGAATACATCGTCTTGCACACCACACTCGATATAGAAAACCCGAGTGAGCACAAAACAGGCAGCAACGCGGGTAAGCACGCAGGCAGCACCAACACCCAAGACACCACCCAAGGCCAGTGGCGCGTCCACACCGAGTTCGAGGTCCAGCCCAGCACCATCGCCCTGCGCCCTGAGGGCACACAGAGCAAACCCCTGATCCCCGGCCCCTTGAGCGCCGTGGTAGTCGGCCCCGCAGGGGCCAACCACCACACCGACTACCTCAGCCGCATCAAGGTGCACTTCCCCTGGGATAGGCATGACGCGCGCGACCAACGCAGCAGCTGCTGGTTGCGGGTGGCAAGCCCTTGGGCGGGCAACCAGCTAGGGGCCATCCATATTCCCCGCATAGGGCAAGAAGTGCTGGTGAGCTTTGAAGGCGGCGACCCGGACAAACCCATCGTGATCGCGGCTGTCTACAACCAGAACAACCAGCCGCCTTGGGAGCTGCCCGGACAACAGGCCCTCTCTGGCATCCGAAGCCGCGAACTCACAGCAGGCCAAGGCAACGCAGCTGCTGGGCGCAGCAACCATGTGCTCTTGGACGACACCGCAGAGCAAATCCAAGTGCAAGCTAAAAGCGACCACCAGCACAGCCAACTCTCACTAGGCCACATCACCCGCATAGAGAGCAGGGCAGGCCGCCAAGAACATCGGGGCGAAGGCTTTGAGCTGCGCACGGATGGACACGGCGTCCTCCGCGCCCAAGACGACCTGCTCATCACTACCGAAGGCAGGCCCAACGCCCAAGGCCATGTCAAAGCATTGAGCGAAACCGCTGCGCGCCTGTCCCAAGCGCAAGAGCAACACCGCAGCCTAGGCCACCTGGCCGCTCAGCACCAGGCCCAAGAAGCGGGGGAGGGGGCTGATCAAGGTGAAGTGGCAAGCGCACTGCAGATGCAGAACGACTCAATTACCGGCAAGACTGCCAAAGATACCGCCCACCCCGAACTCACTGAGCCTCACCTTGTCTTAGCCAGCCCAGCAGGCATAGAAAGCACCACCGCAGGCTCCACCCACCAGCACAGCCAGGCGCACCATGCCATCAGCGCGGGTGGGCATGTGAGCACGTCTACTGCCAAGAGTTGGCTCTTGAGTGCCAAGAGCGCCGCACGCATGTTTGCCTACAACGCCGGCATCAAGCTGATCAGCGCCAGCGCCAACATCGACGCCCAAGCCTTAAGCACAAGCCTGCACGTGCTGGCCAAACTGCGCATCACGCACAACGCCCGCAGCATCACCATCACCGCGCAAGAAGAACTGCGCCTGGGCGCAGCCAGCAGCTTCACCACCCTCAACGCTGCAGGCATCACCCACGGCACGCCGGGGCAGTGGGATGTGAAGTCGGCAACGCAAAGCATGGAGCTGGGCAAGAGCTTGGGGATCGACGTTGCTGGTTTGCCGCATCACGAGCTGCATAGCGTGGAGTTCGAGTGGCTAAGCCCCACGGGTGCTGGCCTTGCGCGCAGGCCCTATGAACTTAGCTCTGAACGCGGTGGACACAGCAGCATGACGCGTGAGGACGGCCAGCTACCCGTCGTGTATTCCAAAGAAGCTTCTCAGGTGCAAGTCAAACGCGTTTGGGCCGAATTTGAGGTGCAGCCTGTCAAAGACAGTGCAGTAGCCGAAACACCACGCCAAAGCTAG
- the tssE gene encoding type VI secretion system baseplate subunit TssE yields the protein MSNVTPSLLHPGARPLPSTVERNSKKVERRYLPTLFDRLCDDAPSQSTESPEAYASSRSQLRQIILRDLALLLNTTDQSDLIDRKAYPAAAQSTINYGVPALAGGYLSEKKWVDIETMIRSAIVSFEPRLMPETLMVKPVLKEQASGNYNVLTFEISGHIQMQPYPLELTVQSSVDLETNRIELHLTRS from the coding sequence ATGAGCAACGTCACACCCTCGCTGCTCCACCCAGGGGCGCGGCCGCTGCCGTCTACCGTGGAGCGCAACAGCAAAAAAGTTGAGCGCCGCTACCTGCCCACCCTGTTCGACCGCCTGTGCGACGACGCCCCCAGCCAAAGCACCGAGTCCCCCGAGGCCTATGCCAGCAGCCGCAGCCAGTTGCGCCAAATCATCCTGCGCGACCTGGCTCTGCTGCTCAACACCACCGACCAAAGCGACCTCATCGACCGCAAAGCCTACCCCGCAGCAGCGCAGTCCACCATCAACTACGGCGTCCCCGCGCTGGCGGGCGGCTACTTGTCGGAAAAAAAGTGGGTGGACATCGAAACCATGATCCGCAGCGCCATCGTCAGCTTCGAGCCCCGTCTCATGCCCGAAACACTGATGGTCAAGCCCGTGCTCAAAGAGCAAGCCAGCGGCAACTACAACGTGCTCACGTTTGAGATATCTGGCCACATCCAGATGCAACCCTATCCGCTTGAGCTCACCGTCCAAAGCTCCGTGGACCTGGAAACCAACCGCATCGAACTGCACCTCACCCGGAGCTAA
- a CDS encoding type VI secretion system accessory protein TagJ, whose product MTAQTAPTPSLTLSQLHPDHHLGQALALLEKGVRFKPTQVQARWALVEFLCLLGHWERALKQLQTAMQLATVDEENGPGWLHTAYLLRGLIRAQDQRSAVFAGEQQPVPVIDTTPWMQDLAQAIAHNARGDHARADVLRCRALEQAPTQAGICTQDNESGEQTHTWLSDSDTRLGPVCELIIAGGYRWLAYADIACLHIQRPSSVLDLVWLPVTLQLRGTLAADKTLHAYIPTRYHGTEDKAADYTDPQARTLLLSRLTLWHEVGDTGVFAHGQKTLMTEHGDMPLLDLRELRQPLSEASA is encoded by the coding sequence ATGACCGCACAAACCGCTCCTACACCCAGCTTGACCCTGAGCCAGCTCCACCCGGACCACCACCTGGGCCAAGCCCTTGCCCTGCTGGAAAAAGGGGTGCGCTTCAAGCCCACCCAGGTGCAAGCACGCTGGGCGCTGGTCGAATTTCTGTGCCTGCTGGGCCACTGGGAGCGGGCGCTCAAGCAATTGCAAACCGCAATGCAGCTAGCGACCGTAGACGAAGAAAATGGCCCAGGATGGCTTCACACAGCCTATCTGCTGCGGGGCCTCATCCGCGCGCAGGACCAGCGCAGCGCGGTTTTTGCCGGTGAGCAGCAGCCGGTACCCGTCATCGACACCACGCCCTGGATGCAAGACCTGGCGCAGGCCATCGCCCACAACGCCCGAGGCGACCATGCGCGCGCCGACGTGCTGCGCTGCCGCGCCCTCGAACAGGCCCCCACCCAAGCAGGCATCTGCACGCAGGACAATGAATCCGGCGAACAAACCCACACATGGCTCAGCGACTCAGATACCCGCTTGGGCCCCGTGTGTGAACTCATCATCGCCGGTGGCTACCGCTGGCTGGCCTATGCGGACATAGCCTGCCTGCACATCCAGCGCCCCAGCAGCGTCCTCGATCTGGTGTGGCTACCCGTCACCCTGCAACTGCGCGGCACCTTGGCGGCAGACAAAACGCTGCACGCCTACATCCCCACCCGCTACCACGGCACCGAAGACAAGGCCGCTGACTACACCGACCCCCAAGCCCGAACGCTTTTGCTCTCGCGCCTCACCCTATGGCATGAAGTGGGCGACACCGGCGTCTTCGCCCACGGGCAGAAAACCCTCATGACCGAGCACGGCGACATGCCCCTGTTGGACCTGCGCGAGCTGCGCCAACCGCTCAGCGAGGCGAGCGCATGA
- a CDS encoding TagK domain-containing protein, producing MSVDTLELRGLFYLGQAFDFTWQWPTQATHVHFAELLRACPAPGVAHMPYLDACTLHARAAPSGTQWSVSPESGDIACSVNGQALEEGSMAQLHDGDTLEVGLLSFQVHLLAPSAQAHAADLAMQRFVLTDLDEVAPDEGYDTRLRGISDLINTELVTDPAANGPAAAPPSATTEQGDVLSVLHTQYLRKLRDPAYNSDEGHWQGLVQARESAATLDPFDDLKLRAGNENSLSDLVGQAQTIGEVFADLDEAMAHEFMKPDRADSVLHLFAPKELQAQAPAESAATALPGSLAHLLQASLPGLTLREHHSLSLDSAMPLFSDTPDTATKAPTLNTAAPHQALPSP from the coding sequence GTGAGCGTAGATACCCTTGAGCTGCGAGGCCTGTTCTACCTAGGACAAGCGTTCGATTTCACTTGGCAATGGCCAACTCAGGCCACGCACGTGCACTTTGCCGAGCTCCTGCGCGCATGCCCTGCGCCGGGCGTAGCCCACATGCCCTATCTGGACGCCTGCACCCTCCATGCGCGTGCCGCGCCTTCCGGCACGCAATGGAGTGTCAGCCCTGAAAGCGGCGACATAGCGTGCAGCGTTAACGGCCAGGCCTTGGAAGAGGGGTCCATGGCGCAGTTGCACGATGGCGACACGCTGGAAGTAGGCCTTCTGAGCTTCCAGGTGCATCTGCTCGCCCCTAGTGCCCAAGCCCATGCCGCAGACCTGGCCATGCAACGCTTTGTGCTCACTGACCTGGACGAAGTGGCTCCCGACGAGGGGTATGACACCCGCTTGCGCGGAATCAGCGATCTGATCAACACCGAGCTCGTTACGGACCCAGCGGCAAATGGGCCAGCCGCAGCACCACCCAGCGCGACAACAGAGCAGGGGGACGTGCTGTCGGTACTGCACACCCAGTACCTGCGCAAACTCCGCGACCCCGCCTACAACAGCGATGAGGGCCATTGGCAAGGGCTGGTGCAGGCACGTGAGTCCGCGGCGACGTTAGACCCCTTTGATGACCTCAAGCTCCGAGCCGGCAACGAGAACAGCCTGAGCGATTTGGTGGGACAAGCCCAAACGATTGGTGAAGTATTCGCAGACCTGGATGAGGCCATGGCCCACGAATTCATGAAGCCAGACCGCGCCGACAGCGTGCTCCATCTTTTTGCCCCGAAAGAACTGCAAGCCCAGGCCCCTGCGGAGTCTGCCGCCACAGCCCTGCCGGGCAGCCTGGCCCATTTGCTCCAAGCGTCTCTGCCCGGACTCACCCTGCGCGAACACCACAGCCTGTCGCTGGACAGTGCCATGCCCCTGTTTTCCGACACACCCGACACCGCCACCAAGGCGCCCACCCTCAACACAGCGGCCCCACATCAGGCCCTGCCATCACCATGA
- a CDS encoding TagF domain-containing protein: MQRKNQLIADTMLNALTRYAVKKRLVTPLAIWGKLPSHGDFLRHIASPREAADWQEWALHVWNRHHQTSVRPRSPETGRSAQQGWMHLEPVASPVSMRAMPVSFVMQPGTLPFAPQRFVVGAILDSEDSVGRACPLVIYQQVSRHWMAQLLNSNTLGQGQDLMFWLCRLLARTYATHADWQKLVRAVDALWTLYTPGVSNLLSSPPHLVEAALARGVVKRYCANEELDMANTLRGMRSLPWRSLPERTLRLEAPVSAYWQQDMEGGYVNASEDLSSLWRGHS, translated from the coding sequence TTGCAGCGGAAAAACCAGTTGATTGCCGACACCATGCTCAATGCCCTGACCCGTTATGCCGTCAAAAAGCGGCTGGTAACACCCCTTGCTATCTGGGGAAAATTGCCCAGCCATGGGGACTTTTTGCGCCACATCGCATCCCCCCGAGAAGCGGCAGACTGGCAAGAATGGGCCCTCCACGTCTGGAACAGGCACCACCAAACCAGCGTCCGACCGCGCAGCCCAGAGACCGGACGATCCGCCCAACAGGGCTGGATGCACCTAGAGCCCGTGGCATCCCCCGTCTCGATGCGGGCCATGCCGGTGAGCTTTGTGATGCAGCCAGGCACCTTACCCTTTGCGCCGCAGCGCTTTGTGGTGGGCGCCATCCTGGACTCCGAAGACAGCGTGGGGCGGGCCTGCCCGCTGGTGATCTACCAGCAGGTGTCCCGCCATTGGATGGCGCAGCTGCTGAACTCCAACACCCTGGGCCAGGGGCAGGATCTGATGTTCTGGCTATGCCGCCTGTTGGCCCGCACTTACGCAACACACGCCGACTGGCAAAAATTGGTGCGCGCGGTGGACGCACTGTGGACGCTTTACACCCCGGGGGTCTCCAACTTGCTGTCCTCGCCACCGCACCTCGTGGAAGCCGCTTTGGCGCGTGGCGTCGTGAAGCGTTATTGCGCCAACGAAGAATTGGACATGGCCAATACCCTGCGCGGGATGCGATCACTGCCTTGGCGCAGCTTGCCGGAGCGTACGTTGCGCTTGGAGGCTCCCGTCAGTGCGTACTGGCAGCAAGACATGGAAGGTGGCTATGTCAACGCCAGTGAAGACTTATCCAGCCTCTGGAGGGGCCATTCGTGA
- the tssM gene encoding type VI secretion system membrane subunit TssM: MRGFFASPVVAAILAFLALIVVSLVIWFVGPLVAIGDLHPLQDVGLRVSVICLLLVLVILWLLKWSLSIVGVACVCLLLWHAGPLLALGAWHPLELVWVRVMCIGVVLVLYAAWGVYKVLALMRSDEAFARKLLRKDDKSPKALAREEVRVIKDKAGKAVGQLRQMHLTVAGGAGSMWSFLRRVVEGKRYLYELPWYMIIGTPGAGKSSVLLNSGLQFPVAEQMGVASAQLTLSQSAGTQNCAWWFTNEAVLIDTAGRFTNPQDGRSQQASGDDAPEASDEQRNVAEWQGFLRVLRQVRPRAPINGALLAVDVSKLLVEDAAKSMLHAAQLRARLNELREQLGIRFPVYVVLTKTDLLRGFAEYFGSLTSEARTQVWGFTLPWQDGGPLAEAPVLASQLEQELRALQSRIAQGVAIRLQEEFDLDRRQALYVFAQELAAVIPSLVTLLDAVFADSRYDTTQLTHSLRGVYLTSAMQYDERAVTADQQALVPRLMHALARVTGGATKAVQPDGTRSFFMTDVFKRVVFPEAHLVKPNLRWEARFRLARLTGHALVIFLFFWISSGLMLSQSNNQQYLSDVGAKTEALTDKMRGLLTQRDSARMLEVLGMAQELPTHSGLDLVNPPLSYAYGLYSAEPVVAASHHAYGDLQDRLILPVVVGRMETVLRNAVQDQDAKVAYDTLHVYMLLHDKEQFTASTTAAQEVRKWVLQDWQEGVQTDEQSATAKPLEKSLAATFNNSAAMVSYLQDMFSGKRVVQSGTSRNDALVRQVRTFLDTTPANERLYERTKASLIEVVPQDFTLVRALGPQAGTLFSLASGNPLEAGVPGLFTYDGYHEIFAKKLKELVVQAQAEDAWVMGRTGNVAALKDDEKLALVEDIRRQYLEEYAQLWTEFLADIRVVRADSGRTLSFELNMLRQLAAPDSALVRLARMAARETTLSRSLQTRSTEEKSLFDKAGEQLDSKTNKLNQNLGLRPEQRFERQYVDSQFGALREVVTGQGEGGDGQGAPKVALEKITSLLGEYYTSLVIADSAISGGNLPPSGEEAATKIKIEASKLPAPFREVLMGASANGADKISQASVSILRVQAQAQMDRLVGMMNQMVVEPCRRSIAGRYPFAATTQEVAIEDFNAFFGAGGTADEYFNKYLASLVDTSDRPWRYKSPTLAASAEPAAAAAGAARAPTTGPTMMGELLKLMAQYGPAPDVFAQVGQIRDAFFKDPGAKRMAWKLDVSVQSLDPSVTELVMDFDGQTQRYAHGPRQALAVQWPGPRSGTMAEISAQPRIKWDTSTVSARGPWALMRLMEQGRTIPSASAGKVAVEFLFDNRRSVLEVSSSGVNPLSSSLLRSFNCSGKTS, encoded by the coding sequence ATGCGTGGTTTTTTTGCTTCTCCTGTCGTGGCGGCAATCCTGGCGTTTTTGGCGCTGATAGTGGTGTCGCTGGTGATTTGGTTTGTGGGGCCCCTGGTCGCTATTGGTGACTTGCACCCTTTGCAGGATGTGGGTTTGCGGGTCTCGGTGATTTGCCTTTTGCTGGTTCTGGTGATTTTGTGGCTGCTGAAGTGGTCGCTCTCCATCGTGGGTGTGGCCTGCGTGTGCCTGCTGCTGTGGCATGCCGGCCCCCTGCTGGCTTTGGGCGCATGGCACCCGTTGGAGCTGGTGTGGGTGCGCGTGATGTGCATTGGCGTGGTGCTGGTGCTGTACGCCGCCTGGGGGGTCTACAAGGTGCTGGCCCTGATGCGCAGTGACGAGGCCTTTGCCCGCAAGCTGCTGCGTAAGGACGATAAGTCCCCCAAGGCGCTGGCCCGCGAAGAGGTGCGCGTCATCAAAGACAAGGCCGGCAAGGCCGTGGGCCAGTTACGCCAGATGCACCTCACCGTAGCCGGTGGGGCGGGGTCGATGTGGTCGTTCCTGCGCCGCGTGGTGGAGGGCAAGCGCTATTTGTATGAGCTGCCCTGGTACATGATCATTGGCACACCAGGGGCGGGCAAGTCGTCGGTGTTGCTGAACTCGGGGCTGCAGTTTCCGGTGGCCGAGCAAATGGGCGTGGCCAGTGCGCAGCTCACTCTGTCGCAAAGTGCGGGCACCCAAAACTGCGCCTGGTGGTTTACCAACGAGGCGGTGCTGATTGATACCGCCGGGCGCTTCACCAACCCGCAAGATGGCCGCTCCCAACAAGCCTCCGGCGACGATGCGCCAGAGGCCAGCGACGAACAGCGCAACGTGGCCGAGTGGCAGGGCTTTTTGCGGGTGCTGCGCCAGGTGCGGCCGCGCGCGCCTATCAATGGCGCCCTGCTGGCGGTGGATGTCTCCAAGCTGCTGGTGGAAGATGCTGCGAAGTCCATGCTGCATGCGGCCCAGTTGCGGGCACGCTTGAACGAATTGCGCGAGCAGTTGGGCATTCGCTTCCCGGTCTATGTGGTGCTGACCAAGACGGACTTGTTGCGCGGCTTTGCAGAGTACTTTGGCAGCCTGACCAGTGAGGCCCGCACCCAGGTGTGGGGCTTTACGCTGCCTTGGCAAGATGGGGGGCCTCTGGCTGAGGCCCCGGTGCTTGCAAGCCAGCTGGAGCAAGAGCTGCGGGCCTTGCAAAGCCGCATTGCGCAGGGGGTGGCCATCCGTTTGCAAGAGGAGTTTGACCTGGACCGCAGGCAGGCCTTGTATGTGTTTGCCCAGGAGCTTGCGGCTGTCATCCCATCCCTGGTGACGCTACTGGATGCCGTGTTTGCGGATTCGCGCTATGACACTACGCAACTCACCCATTCGTTGCGCGGGGTGTACCTGACCAGCGCCATGCAGTACGACGAGCGCGCAGTCACCGCTGACCAGCAGGCCCTTGTGCCACGCCTGATGCATGCGCTGGCGCGTGTGACCGGCGGGGCGACCAAGGCGGTGCAGCCCGATGGAACGCGCAGCTTTTTCATGACCGATGTGTTCAAACGCGTGGTGTTCCCCGAGGCGCATTTGGTCAAGCCCAATTTGCGCTGGGAGGCGCGCTTTCGCTTGGCTCGCCTGACGGGGCATGCTTTGGTGATTTTTTTGTTCTTTTGGATCTCCAGTGGGCTGATGCTGAGCCAAAGCAACAACCAGCAGTACCTGAGCGATGTGGGTGCCAAGACAGAGGCGCTGACTGACAAAATGCGCGGCTTACTCACCCAGCGGGACAGCGCGCGCATGCTGGAGGTGTTGGGCATGGCCCAGGAGCTACCCACGCATTCTGGTCTGGACCTGGTCAACCCGCCCCTGTCGTATGCCTATGGGCTGTATAGCGCGGAACCCGTGGTGGCCGCCTCGCACCATGCGTATGGCGATTTGCAGGATCGCCTGATTCTGCCCGTCGTCGTGGGACGCATGGAAACCGTGTTGCGCAACGCTGTGCAGGACCAGGACGCCAAGGTGGCCTACGACACCTTGCATGTCTACATGCTGCTGCATGACAAAGAGCAATTCACCGCATCCACCACGGCGGCCCAAGAGGTGCGCAAATGGGTATTGCAAGACTGGCAAGAAGGCGTGCAGACTGATGAGCAGTCGGCCACTGCCAAGCCTTTGGAGAAGAGTCTGGCAGCTACCTTCAACAACAGCGCGGCCATGGTGTCGTACCTGCAAGACATGTTTTCGGGCAAGCGGGTGGTGCAGTCGGGCACCTCGCGCAACGATGCGCTGGTGCGCCAGGTGCGCACTTTTTTGGACACCACGCCGGCCAACGAGCGCTTGTACGAGCGCACCAAGGCATCGCTGATTGAGGTGGTGCCGCAAGACTTTACCTTGGTGCGCGCCCTCGGCCCCCAGGCCGGCACACTGTTCAGCCTGGCCTCTGGCAACCCGCTTGAGGCGGGCGTACCCGGCCTATTCACTTATGACGGCTACCACGAGATCTTTGCCAAAAAGCTCAAGGAGCTGGTGGTGCAAGCGCAGGCGGAAGATGCCTGGGTAATGGGGCGCACCGGAAACGTGGCCGCCCTGAAAGACGATGAAAAGCTCGCGTTGGTGGAAGATATCCGCCGCCAGTATTTGGAGGAATACGCGCAGCTGTGGACGGAGTTTTTGGCCGACATCCGTGTCGTGCGGGCGGACTCGGGGCGCACCTTGTCTTTTGAGCTCAATATGCTGCGCCAGCTCGCCGCACCGGACTCGGCGCTGGTGCGGCTGGCGCGCATGGCCGCGCGAGAGACTACCTTGTCGCGCTCCCTCCAAACCCGTAGCACCGAAGAAAAATCCCTCTTCGACAAAGCAGGCGAGCAACTCGACAGCAAGACCAACAAGCTCAATCAAAACCTGGGCTTGCGCCCCGAACAGCGGTTTGAACGCCAGTATGTGGACTCTCAGTTTGGAGCCCTGCGTGAGGTAGTCACCGGGCAGGGCGAGGGCGGCGATGGGCAAGGTGCACCCAAAGTAGCGCTGGAGAAGATCACCAGTCTGCTGGGCGAGTACTACACCTCTTTGGTGATTGCCGATAGCGCCATCAGCGGCGGCAACCTGCCGCCTTCGGGCGAAGAGGCGGCCACCAAAATCAAGATTGAGGCCAGCAAATTACCCGCGCCGTTCCGCGAAGTCCTCATGGGTGCCAGTGCCAACGGCGCAGACAAAATATCGCAGGCTTCGGTCAGCATCTTGCGGGTGCAAGCCCAGGCGCAAATGGACCGGCTGGTGGGCATGATGAACCAGATGGTGGTGGAGCCATGCCGGCGAAGCATTGCAGGGCGCTACCCCTTTGCGGCCACTACCCAGGAAGTCGCCATTGAAGACTTCAACGCCTTCTTTGGTGCCGGCGGTACGGCAGACGAGTACTTCAACAAGTACCTTGCATCCTTGGTGGACACCAGCGATCGCCCCTGGCGTTACAAAAGCCCGACCCTGGCCGCCTCCGCGGAGCCTGCGGCAGCCGCTGCAGGTGCAGCGCGTGCACCTACCACAGGCCCCACGATGATGGGTGAGTTGCTCAAGCTCATGGCGCAGTACGGCCCTGCGCCAGACGTGTTTGCCCAGGTGGGGCAGATCCGGGATGCGTTTTTCAAAGACCCAGGCGCCAAGCGCATGGCCTGGAAGCTCGATGTAAGCGTGCAGTCATTGGACCCCAGCGTGACCGAGCTGGTCATGGACTTTGACGGACAAACCCAGCGCTATGCCCACGGGCCGCGACAGGCCTTGGCCGTGCAATGGCCCGGTCCCCGTAGCGGCACCATGGCAGAGATTAGCGCGCAGCCGCGCATCAAGTGGGATACATCCACTGTCAGTGCGCGCGGCCCTTGGGCATTGATGCGCCTCATGGAGCAAGGGCGCACCATTCCCAGTGCAAGCGCAGGCAAGGTGGCCGTCGAGTTTTTGTTTGATAACCGCCGCAGTGTGCTGGAGGTCTCCAGCAGCGGCGTCAATCCGCTGAGCAGCAGTTTGCTCAGGTCATTCAATTGCAGCGGAAAAACCAGTTGA